A DNA window from Niabella yanshanensis contains the following coding sequences:
- a CDS encoding beta-L-arabinofuranosidase domain-containing protein: protein MNLYRSIVTGGALSFCLAGGLQASAQSKVTEVQKPDNSYTNRFYASNRKPLQQLYFIKLPVGSIQPRGWLQKYLELQRDGLTGQLGEISAWLAKKNNAWLSADGKGDHGWEEVPYWLKGYANLGYVLKDKKIIDESRIWLESALKSQRPDGYFGPMILRNGKPDLWGNMIMLWCLQSYYEYSNDQRVLPFMENYFRWQYNLPDSMMLKDYWENSRGGDNMLSVYWLYNRTTGDKKWLLDLAAKLHRNTADWKQKDNLPNWHNVNIAQGFREPATYYLQTGSREDWDATYNVFNLIRERFGNVPGGMFGADENARKGYVDPRQGVETCGMVEQMASNEILLGITGDPFWADHTENVAFNTYPAAVMPDFKALRYITSPNMSVSDSKNHHPGIDNSGPFVMMNPFSSRCCQHNHAQGWPYYAEHVFMATPDNGIAAILYSEAVVKAKVGNGTEVGIASKGHYPFDEAADFTFTLSKSTRFPFYLRIPEWCADAQVKVNGVVVKKNPSPSSYIRIERLWKSGDKVQLDLPMQLKVNTWTSNKNSISVNRGPLTYSLKIKEEYKRMDSKKSAIGDSKWQESADADKWPSFEILPGSSWNYGLVYKGQDPKKLFKVVKKSWPATNFPFTQDAVPISITTTGKRIDSWKIDQYGLTDTLPQSPVIVGGKEETIELIPMGAARLRIAAFPVVQ, encoded by the coding sequence ATGAACCTATATAGATCAATTGTAACAGGAGGGGCACTTTCATTTTGCCTGGCCGGTGGTTTACAGGCATCAGCGCAGTCTAAAGTTACTGAAGTGCAAAAGCCTGATAATAGTTATACGAACCGGTTTTATGCATCCAATAGAAAACCTTTGCAACAGTTATACTTTATAAAGTTGCCGGTTGGGTCGATACAGCCAAGGGGATGGTTGCAAAAATACCTGGAGCTGCAACGCGATGGTCTTACTGGTCAACTGGGAGAGATCAGCGCCTGGCTGGCCAAAAAAAATAACGCCTGGCTGAGTGCAGATGGCAAAGGCGACCATGGTTGGGAAGAAGTGCCTTACTGGTTGAAAGGCTATGCCAACCTGGGTTACGTGTTGAAAGATAAAAAGATCATTGACGAGTCGCGTATTTGGCTGGAGTCCGCATTAAAAAGTCAACGGCCCGATGGTTATTTCGGACCGATGATTCTAAGAAACGGAAAACCGGATTTATGGGGTAATATGATCATGCTTTGGTGCCTGCAATCTTATTACGAGTATAGCAATGACCAAAGAGTGTTGCCTTTTATGGAAAACTATTTCCGCTGGCAATACAATTTGCCCGATAGCATGATGTTGAAGGATTATTGGGAGAACAGCCGGGGAGGAGATAATATGCTAAGCGTATATTGGTTGTACAACCGGACTACAGGTGATAAAAAATGGTTACTGGATTTGGCAGCCAAATTGCATCGGAATACAGCCGACTGGAAGCAAAAAGACAATTTACCTAACTGGCATAATGTAAATATTGCACAGGGATTTCGGGAGCCCGCTACTTATTACCTGCAAACGGGCAGCCGGGAAGATTGGGATGCTACCTATAATGTGTTCAATCTGATACGTGAGCGTTTTGGTAATGTGCCGGGAGGAATGTTCGGAGCAGATGAAAATGCCCGCAAAGGTTATGTGGACCCCCGCCAGGGCGTGGAAACCTGTGGCATGGTAGAGCAGATGGCTTCCAATGAGATATTGCTGGGTATTACCGGTGATCCTTTTTGGGCCGATCATACCGAGAACGTTGCATTCAATACTTATCCCGCGGCTGTAATGCCCGACTTCAAAGCGCTACGCTATATAACCAGTCCCAACATGTCGGTTAGTGATAGTAAGAATCATCATCCTGGTATTGATAACAGCGGTCCTTTTGTAATGATGAATCCCTTTAGCTCGCGCTGTTGCCAGCACAATCATGCGCAGGGATGGCCTTATTATGCCGAACATGTTTTTATGGCGACTCCTGATAATGGTATTGCAGCAATACTATATAGTGAGGCGGTAGTAAAAGCAAAAGTGGGCAATGGAACCGAAGTGGGCATTGCTTCCAAAGGACATTACCCTTTTGACGAAGCTGCTGACTTTACATTCACCCTGTCAAAAAGTACCCGTTTCCCTTTTTATTTAAGAATACCCGAATGGTGTGCCGATGCGCAGGTAAAGGTCAATGGTGTTGTGGTTAAGAAAAATCCATCACCATCGTCTTATATAAGAATCGAAAGACTTTGGAAGAGTGGCGATAAAGTACAGCTTGATTTGCCTATGCAATTGAAGGTGAATACCTGGACTTCCAATAAGAACAGTATTAGTGTTAATCGGGGTCCTTTAACCTATTCATTAAAAATTAAGGAAGAGTATAAGAGGATGGATAGTAAAAAGTCTGCTATAGGAGATTCAAAATGGCAGGAGTCTGCTGATGCGGATAAATGGCCATCTTTTGAAATATTACCCGGTTCTTCATGGAACTACGGATTGGTTTATAAGGGACAGGATCCGAAAAAGCTTTTTAAAGTGGTTAAGAAAAGCTGGCCGGCCACTAATTTTCCTTTTACACAGGACGCGGTACCCATTAGCATTACAACAACAGGAAAACGAATCGACAGCTGGAAAATTGATCAATACGGTTTAACAGATACCTTGCCTCAAAGCCCGGTAATAGTGGGCGGTAAAGAAGAAACGATTGAATTGATACCTATGGGGGCGGCAAGGCTAAGAATTGCTGCTTTCCCTGTAGTGCAATGA
- a CDS encoding glycoside hydrolase family 2 protein translates to MRILFPCLAVVVLSVTAKAQSTWKIVPGKPQTSWVADVNPAKPLPEYPRPQLKRANWQNWNGLWKYAITPASEQNIPATFQGDILVPYPVESALSGVGKTVGKDQALWYSTNIALSKPSGTNQVILNFGAVDWQCDVFVNGKKVGRHEGGFDPFSFNITSYLGKGKQQAIALHVWDPTDEGPQPRGKQVKKPEGIWYTPVTGIWQTVWTEILPATHIASTKHTPDVDASQLRVSALVEGAQAGDIVKFVALDGVQPIGEVTVPSGVNADIKIENAKLWSPASPYLYNLKVYLYRAGKQIDYAESYFAMRKSSLLKDAAGINRMALNNKILFQYGPLDQGWWPDGLFTAPTDKALLFDIVKTKEMGFNMIRKHIKLEPARWYYYCDSVGILVWQDMPSGDLGGNHWDMRSGQVSGFNRDKQRTAESEGYYRKEWKAIMDAAHNFPSIVSWVPFNEAWGQFKTKEITEWTMKYDPSRLVNSASGGNFFYTGHVLDIHHYPDPQMPDPEVFGKSGQALVLGEFGGFGLPVDGHTWQDKNNWGYQSFKNKEELLQRYTRSMNDLKKLIPLGLSAAVYTQTTDVEIETNGILTYDRKVMKMPEQTLKQLHQQLYDVTVK, encoded by the coding sequence ATGCGAATTCTATTTCCATGCCTGGCAGTCGTTGTTTTATCAGTGACAGCTAAGGCTCAGAGTACCTGGAAAATTGTACCGGGTAAACCTCAAACATCATGGGTGGCAGATGTCAACCCGGCAAAACCTTTACCTGAATATCCCAGGCCACAGTTGAAAAGAGCCAACTGGCAAAACTGGAACGGCTTATGGAAGTATGCAATTACTCCCGCATCCGAACAAAATATCCCCGCAACATTCCAGGGAGATATTTTAGTGCCTTACCCGGTTGAGTCGGCTCTCTCCGGTGTTGGGAAAACAGTGGGTAAAGACCAGGCACTGTGGTATAGCACCAATATTGCGCTCTCTAAGCCCTCAGGAACCAACCAGGTAATATTGAATTTTGGTGCAGTAGACTGGCAGTGTGATGTGTTTGTAAACGGCAAAAAAGTGGGAAGACATGAAGGCGGCTTTGATCCCTTTTCTTTCAATATTACAAGCTATTTGGGTAAAGGCAAACAGCAAGCGATAGCCTTACACGTCTGGGACCCTACCGATGAGGGCCCCCAGCCAAGAGGCAAGCAGGTAAAAAAGCCGGAAGGTATCTGGTATACCCCTGTAACAGGTATCTGGCAAACAGTTTGGACAGAGATACTACCCGCTACTCATATCGCATCAACTAAACATACACCAGATGTAGACGCAAGCCAGCTGCGCGTATCGGCCCTTGTTGAGGGTGCCCAGGCAGGGGATATTGTGAAGTTCGTTGCTTTGGATGGTGTGCAACCAATAGGAGAGGTAACCGTTCCTTCAGGAGTGAATGCGGATATTAAAATAGAAAATGCAAAATTATGGTCGCCTGCGTCTCCTTATTTATACAATCTGAAAGTGTATTTATACAGGGCTGGTAAACAAATTGACTACGCTGAAAGCTATTTCGCTATGCGTAAGTCATCTCTTCTAAAAGATGCTGCGGGCATTAACCGTATGGCTTTGAACAATAAAATATTATTCCAGTATGGGCCGCTGGATCAGGGATGGTGGCCTGACGGATTGTTTACAGCTCCAACCGATAAAGCCCTTTTATTTGATATTGTTAAAACAAAGGAGATGGGCTTTAATATGATTCGTAAGCATATTAAGCTGGAGCCGGCCCGTTGGTATTACTATTGTGATAGCGTAGGCATCCTGGTTTGGCAGGACATGCCAAGCGGTGACCTCGGCGGTAATCATTGGGATATGCGTTCAGGTCAGGTGTCCGGATTCAACAGGGACAAGCAACGTACTGCTGAATCGGAAGGATATTACAGGAAAGAATGGAAAGCGATCATGGATGCAGCACACAACTTTCCTTCGATTGTATCATGGGTGCCGTTTAATGAGGCGTGGGGACAATTTAAAACGAAGGAAATAACAGAGTGGACCATGAAATATGATCCTTCGCGTTTGGTAAACAGCGCCAGCGGAGGGAACTTCTTCTATACCGGTCATGTACTGGATATTCACCATTACCCCGATCCTCAGATGCCCGATCCGGAAGTGTTTGGGAAAAGCGGACAGGCACTGGTGTTGGGTGAGTTTGGAGGTTTTGGCTTACCGGTAGATGGCCATACCTGGCAGGATAAAAATAACTGGGGCTACCAGAGCTTTAAAAATAAAGAAGAGCTGCTGCAGCGTTATACCAGGTCTATGAATGACTTGAAGAAATTAATTCCATTGGGCTTATCCGCCGCTGTATATACACAAACTACTGATGTAGAAATTGAAACCAACGGCATTCTTACTTATGATCGCAAGGTAATGAAGATGCCTGAACAAACACTGAAGCAGTTGCACCAGCAATTGTATGATGTCACCGTTAAATAG